Proteins encoded together in one Columba livia isolate bColLiv1 breed racing homer chromosome 3, bColLiv1.pat.W.v2, whole genome shotgun sequence window:
- the SF3B5 gene encoding splicing factor 3B subunit 5 codes for MTDRYTIHSQLEHLQSKYIGTGHADTTKWEWLVNQHRDSYCSYMGHFDLLNYFAIAENESKARVRFNLMEKMLQPCGPPADKPDES; via the coding sequence atGACGGACCGGTACACCATCCACAGCCAGCTGGAGCACCTGCAGTCCAAGTACATCGGGACGGGCCACGCCGACACCACCAAGTGGGAGTGGCTGGTGAACCAGCACCGGGACTCGTACTGCTCCTACATGGGCCACTTCGACCTGCTCAACTATTTCGCCATCGCCGAGAACGAGAGCAAGGCCCGCGTCCGCTTCAACCTCATGGAGAAGATGCTGCAGCCCTGCGGGCCGCCCGCCGACAAGCCCGACGAGTCTTAG